From one Eucalyptus grandis isolate ANBG69807.140 chromosome 9, ASM1654582v1, whole genome shotgun sequence genomic stretch:
- the LOC104418989 gene encoding F-box/LRR-repeat protein 10, whose protein sequence is MEEEEEEASMVGLDQLPSALLATIMVKLDVSSICSAGSTCRTFRHCASHVLSFIPSIHLLEIAPSIELLGPLLPPNPLMRSLKVDCGRLNDSAIRLLVRPSLHELHLHNCADFSGKLLSEIGSQCGDLKSLYLGSVAENRGRALHVSDLDELLSGCTQLEALFLMFDVSIFIRHNFARVWALASTKLTCLEIGYISSVMITELLSPNLEQTHIQPSVLPRIQKLSLSVDYITDAMVGTISGGLLSLTHLDLRDAPIIEPRLTFDLTNSGLQQINQHGKLRHLSLVRSQEFLVTYFKRVNDLGILLMADRCANMESIYLGGFCRVTDTGFREILHSCSSLYKLRVAHGTSLTNLVFHDIRATSLSLTHVSLRWCNLLTNDGVENLVSNVDLRVLDLRDCKSLGDEALRAIGTLVKLKILQLDGSDITDTGLSYLRWRVITSLTSLSLRGCKRLTDRGILLLFEGSFKYELQELDLSNTPSISDDGILSLARARLPILELRLRQCPLIGDTSVMALASMQAREEGWQGSRLRLLDLHNCGGITQLSFRWLKRPYFPRLRWLGLTGSVNRDMVDALARSRPFLHVLCHGEELGADPSNRLDDSYMREYDDFDEFEQWLLGEEDSGDDDNDDVDDEDVAMEVAGRDAEMED, encoded by the exons atggaggaggaggaggaggaggcgagcaTGGTGGGGCTGGACCAGCTGCCGTCGGCTCTGCTGGCGACGATCATGGTGAAGCTGGACGTGTCGTCGATCTGCTCCGCCGGGTCCACGTGCCGGACCTTCCGCCACTGCGCTTCCCACGTCCTCTCCTTCATCCCCAGCATCCATCTCCTC GAGATCGCGCCTTCTATCGAATTGCTGGGGCCTCTGCTGCCGCCGAATCCTCTGATGAGGAGCCTGAAGGTGGACTGCGGTCGGCTCAACGATTCGGCCATAAGGTTGCTGGTTAGGCCGTCTTTGCACGAGCTCCATCTCCACAACTGTGCGGATTTCAGCGGCAAGCTGCTCTCCGAGATAGGATCGCAGTGCGGGGACCTAAA GTCTCTGTACTTGGGTTCTGTTGCTGAGAATAGAGGGCGAGCACTTCATGTTTCCGATCTTGACGAGTTGTTGAGTGGTTGCACTCAGTTAGAA GCACTATTCCTCATGTTTGATGTGTCGATATTTATACGTCATAATTTTGCTCGAGTCTGGGCATTAGCTTCAACAAAGCTCACTTGTCTTGAAATCGGCTATATCTCATCAGTGATGATCACTGAGCTTCTGAGCCCTAATTTGGAACAGACGCACATTCAACCATCGGTGCTTCCTAGAATTCAGAAGTTAAGCCTTTCGGTGGACTATATCACTGATGCTATGGTCGGAACTATTTCTGGGGGTCTTCTGTCCCTTACCCATTTGGATCTTCGAGATGCACCGATTATTGAACCGAGACTTACATTTGACCTCACTAATTCTGGTCTTCAACAGATTAATCAGCATGGCAAACTGAGGCATCTTTCACTAGTCAGGAGCCAGGAGTTTCTTGTTACTTATTTCAAACGAGTTAACGATCTTGGGATCCTACTAATGGCCGATAGATGTGCAAACATGGAAAGTATATATCTTGGTGGCTTTTGTCGTGTCACTGATACAGGTTTCCGAGAAATCTTGCATTCATGCTCGAGTTTGTACAAGCTGAGGGTTGCTCATGGCACTTCATTAACAAATCTGGTGTTTCATGACATCCGTGCGACTTCACTCTCCTTGACCCATGTTAGCTTGAGATGGTGCAATCTTCTGACAAATGACGGTGTTGAAAATTTGGTGTCAAATGTGGATTTAAGAGTTCTTGATCTCAGGGATTGTAAAAGTCTCGGAGATGAAGCTCTCCGAGCCATTGGAACTCTTgtaaagttgaaaattttgcaGTTGGACGGTTCTGATATTACTGATACGGGGTTGTCATACTTGAGATGGAGAGTGATCACTTCGCTCACGTCACTGTCTCTGAGAGGCTGCAAGAGACTTACAGACAGAGGTATATTACTTTTGTTCGAGGGCTCCTTTAAGTATGAGCTGCAAGAATTGGACCTATCCAACACCCCTAGCATTTCTGATGATGGAATCTTGTCATTAGCAAGAGCTCGCCTTCCAATTCTTGAACTCCGCTTGCGACAATGCCcgctcattggtgacacttcaGTAATGGCATTAGCGTCTATGCAGGCTCGTGAAGAAGGGTGGCAAGGGAGTAGGCTGAGGTTGTTGGATCTGCACAATTGTGGTGGCATTACCCAACTGTCATTTAGGTGGTTGAAGCGACCTTATTTCCCGAGGTTGAGGTGGTTAGGACTGACGGGAAGTGTCAATAGGGATATGGTAGATGCTTTGGCCCGGAGTAGGCCTTTCTTGCATGTGTTGTGTCATGGGGAGGAGCTGGGGGCGGACCCATCCAACCGATTGGACGATTCATACATGCGTGAGTACGATGACTTCGATGAGTTTGAACAGTGGCTGCTAGGAGAAGAGGACAGTGGTGACGACGACAATGACgatgttgatgatgaagatgtcGCGATGGAGGTGGCTGGACGTGATGCAGAGATGGAAGACTAA